The sequence GCCCTTCTTGATGCCCTGCAGCTGGTCGCCGGTGCGGGCCAGCGACAGCAGCAGGAAGGAGTCGACCATGCCCGCCACCGTGGTCTCCGACTGGCCGACGCCGACCGTCTCGATCAGCACCACGTCGTAGCCGGCGGCCTCCATCACGAGCATCGACTCCCGGGTGGCCTTGGCCACCCCGCCGAGCGTGCCCGAGGTCGGCGACGGCCGGACGAAGGCGGCCGGGTCCACCGCCAGGCGCTCCATCCGGGTCTTGTCACCCAGGATCGAGCCGCCGGTGCGGCTGGAGGTCGGGTCGACGGCCAGCACCGCGACCTTGTGGCCCTGCCCGGTGAGCATGGTGCCGAAGGCGTCGATGAAGGTCGACTTGCCGACGCCGGGCACCCCGGTGATGCCCACCCGGACCGCCCCGCCGGCGTGCGGCAGCAGCATCGTCAGCAGCTGCTGCGCCAGCGCGCGGTGGTCGGGCCGGGTGGACTCGACGAGGGTGATGGCCCGCGCGATGTACGCGCGCGAGCCCTCCCGTACACCGGTCGCGTAGCTGTCGAGGTCGATCGTCCGGGGCGGCATCCGACCCGGGCCTCAGATCTCGTGGCCGAGGTCGGCGGCGAGCGACTTCAGGAGGTCGTAGGCGGCCTCCGGGATCACCGTGCCGGGCGGGAAGACCGCCGCGGCGCCCGCCTCGTAGAGGGCGTCGAAGTCCTGCGGGGGGATCACCCCGCCGACCACGATGGTGATGTCCTCGCGTCCGGCGGCGGCGAGTTCGGCGCGCAGCGCGGGCACCAGGGTGAGGTGGCCGGCGGCGAGCGAGGAGACGCCGACGATGTGCACGTCCGCCTCGACGGCCTGCCGGGCGACCTCGGCCGGGGTCTGGAACAGCGGGCCGACGTCGACGGTGAAACCGAGGTCGGCGAAGGCGGTGGCGATCACCTTCTGGCCGCGGTCGTGGCCGTCCTGGCCCATCTTGGCGACCAGGATGCGCGGCCGGCGGCCCTCGGCCCGCTCGAACCGCTCGACCAGGTCGCGGGTGCGCTGCAGGGGGGCGGAGGGGCCCGCTTCGTCTCGGTACACACCGGAGATGGTACGGATCTGGCCGGAGTGGCGGCCGTACACCTTCTCCAGGGCGTCGGAGATCTCGCCGACGGTGGCCTTGGCACGGGCGGCGTTGACGGCCAGGTGCAGCAGGTTGCCGTCGAGCGAGCCGCCGCGCGAGGGACCGGCCTCGGCGGCCCGGGTGAGCGCGTCCAGGGCGGCGCGGGTGGCGGCCTCGTCGCGCTCCGCGCGCAGCCGGCGCAGCTTCTCGAGCTGGGCGGCGCGCACCGCGGAGTTGTCGACCTTGAGCACGTCGATCTGCTCGTCGCTCTCGACCCGGTACTTGTTGACGCCGATCACCGGCTGGCGGCCGGAGTCGATCCGCGCCTGGGTGCGGGCGGCCGCCTCCTCGACCCGCAGCTTGGGGATGCCGGCGTCGATGGCCTTGGCCATGCCGCCGGCCGCCTCGACCTCCTGGATGTGCTGCCAGGCGCGGTTCGCCAGGTCGTGGGTGAGCTTCTCGACGTAGGCCGAGCCGCCCCACGGGTCGATGACCCGGCAGGTGCCGGACTCCTGCTGCAGCAGCAGCTGGGTGTTGCGGGCGATCCGGGCGGAGAAGTCGGTCGGCAGCGCGAGCGCCTCGTCCAGCGCGTTGGTGTGCAGCGACTGGGTGTGGCCCTGGGTGGCGGCCATCGCCTCCACGCAGGTGCGGGCGACGTTGTTGAAGACGTCCTGGGCGGTGAGCGACCAGCCGGAGGTCTGCGAGTGGGTGCGCAGCGACAGCGACTTGGCGTTCTTCGGGTCGAACTGCTTGACCAGCTTGGCCCAGAGCAGCCGGGCCGCGCGCAGCTTGGCGACCTCCATGAAGAAGTTCATGCCGATCGCCCAGAAGAACGACAGCCGGGGCGCGAACGCGTCCACGTCCAGGCCGACGTCCAGTCCGGCCCGCAGGTACTCGACGCCGTCGGCCAGGGTGTAGGCCAGCTCCAGGTCGGCGGTGGCCCCGGCCTCCTGGATGTGGTAGCCCGAGATGGAGATCGAGTTGTACCGGGGCATCTTCTGCGAGGTGTACGCGAAGATGTCGGAGATGATCCGCATCGAGGGCTGCGGCGGGTAGATGTACGTGTTGCGGACCATGAACTCCTTGAGGATGTCGTTCTGGATGGTCCCGGCCAGCTTCTCCGGCGGCACCCCCTGCTCCTCGGCCGCGACGATGTACAGCGCCAGGACGGGCAGCACCGCGCCGTTCATGGTCATCGAGACGGACA comes from Streptomyces sp. TLI_053 and encodes:
- the meaB gene encoding methylmalonyl Co-A mutase-associated GTPase MeaB, which codes for MPPRTIDLDSYATGVREGSRAYIARAITLVESTRPDHRALAQQLLTMLLPHAGGAVRVGITGVPGVGKSTFIDAFGTMLTGQGHKVAVLAVDPTSSRTGGSILGDKTRMERLAVDPAAFVRPSPTSGTLGGVAKATRESMLVMEAAGYDVVLIETVGVGQSETTVAGMVDSFLLLSLARTGDQLQGIKKGVLELADVIAVNKADGPHELDAKAAARELAGALRLLQAPDAPWTPPVLTCSGQDGSGLDVLWERLQQHRKVLDATGALAAKRRDQQVEWTWAMVHDQLLTRLHSHPEVTRLVPELERRVREGTLTATLAADSILDAFGLPPVP
- the scpA gene encoding methylmalonyl-CoA mutase, which encodes MIPDFTAIGLDPDADGAPADQDTGTTRPDAGADRPDAGTGRPEATEAQWRAAWRQATGKDVDEQLWDTPEGIGVKPLYTAEDLAGLDFLGTYPGIAPYLRGPYPTMYVNQPWTVRQYAGFSTAEESNAFYRRNLAAGQKGLSVAFDLPTHRGYDSDHPRVTGDVGMAGVAIDSIYDMRQLFDGIPLDRMSVSMTMNGAVLPVLALYIVAAEEQGVPPEKLAGTIQNDILKEFMVRNTYIYPPQPSMRIISDIFAYTSQKMPRYNSISISGYHIQEAGATADLELAYTLADGVEYLRAGLDVGLDVDAFAPRLSFFWAIGMNFFMEVAKLRAARLLWAKLVKQFDPKNAKSLSLRTHSQTSGWSLTAQDVFNNVARTCVEAMAATQGHTQSLHTNALDEALALPTDFSARIARNTQLLLQQESGTCRVIDPWGGSAYVEKLTHDLANRAWQHIQEVEAAGGMAKAIDAGIPKLRVEEAAARTQARIDSGRQPVIGVNKYRVESDEQIDVLKVDNSAVRAAQLEKLRRLRAERDEAATRAALDALTRAAEAGPSRGGSLDGNLLHLAVNAARAKATVGEISDALEKVYGRHSGQIRTISGVYRDEAGPSAPLQRTRDLVERFERAEGRRPRILVAKMGQDGHDRGQKVIATAFADLGFTVDVGPLFQTPAEVARQAVEADVHIVGVSSLAAGHLTLVPALRAELAAAGREDITIVVGGVIPPQDFDALYEAGAAAVFPPGTVIPEAAYDLLKSLAADLGHEI